The Danio rerio strain Tuebingen ecotype United States chromosome 10, GRCz12tu, whole genome shotgun sequence genome contains a region encoding:
- the LOC101882057 gene encoding beta/gamma crystallin domain-containing protein 3 isoform X1, with protein MSWTEAFRSISRLFSRSRPADSADSERQAEADGSTCTCSVPEDGADQTPGKAAAQCSGSTGGHEGVSAAPRAPTAPPAHTLPLQTSRTAHTHTLSSTVEPPGGRSQRTHTQSAEDGSEAIDINAKELLEEKRRYDLSCPPVVTYGTYRGLREARKPKKKHSIELHSPICEGDEPAHPEQTCCFTVNTMSTDLQESPSVLNQSSPPWTQQMEDVLLTQGVLLAQDPTVESPALPHPTYSNWSITCVEMEPVYTLPQAEPRPPKHLVYTQQEHLDLNAAPETQSNTQSASNTHRPHTAHTPEPEQNSAEVCVVADRTDDRQESDPEPVERQAGVEEQLLREESRLMVDGILASALSALQEMEDSERGVLLTVELTSESGLMEDNRAADAELQCGVDPSGRTASDVLEPPAGALGDCSRSLPSSGYESIAGSDSDIRGFVCAASEVCSAPAAVSSQSQNPARVDYSCEGKSADPAEIRSVHSPASSEESLFQEKHAADVCVCTDSSVNTSQDTATEHVLSNNCGHSPHGAAISADQERLQQSQSLSDSDSHSFTSDSGVVSELRAPAVHSHESMEPEAPYSGEQELCYSQAAADLSVLLSGTEPQCSAVQPGSPPWVSVRAVCYSITDDQSPSPEEHLNPADAGMCVSALDSLNASIRSAAVPLFLDPDLQPDGGFSIISEEDEGDVVFVNDLGALHSPSARRAKAYPFCLSPIYEEECVREEAPGPQEPQEEQRSVEQPAAAILSLLQSVSEKLQSSMDRGSGETWRMEHCTRSPQDHQEDVRVLLNHHIHQEDTEALLSHQLCQEDTGAPLILQVLPEPIADPSDDHSTDREQQEPDADVGKSANTPFYQYMKSGLMPSADDHTTAAVHPSIANTGVTRENRVLGKINPRPAAVLIYDGGGERRRICRDVEDTRTELTARGATLHALRGCWLLYEDWCYQGLCVLLEEGQSVRISAVVQQDLKGSRCAGRTDAVGRVGSVRTLLKDESAPDLHLHLSSSQCLRLCSSAELTEQQGPVCLSDICVRSGCWLVYELSGASAVLEAGGRVTPVLRDSSLSRIRSLRPLKLGGPRVTRPLDPEVLLFARPLLEGQCRAVLEHRACLEELEAPGSLRVTAGIWVVFSAAGFRGHQCVLEEGDYSDCTRLFSRTDLSIRSLRFLNTDFLEPSVCVKICGQELEVCVEMPDMQDVESICVKSGVWVAFSESNFSGEQCVLEKGRYTGQLQWGDRWSSPRSLRPIHREVCETEEPQFLIRLYTELQYGGEGREFISAAADCGAAHLLSLRVIRGSWLLFDDYGFSGNQYILSEGLYPDLTSCGCPATAIRSLQPIPHSFSEPCVSVFSLSGFEGLQETWRSAVENTHFISQSVRVTGGQWVAYEFPLFRGRQVLLGPGECAEWAELSSWGTLGSIRPLQQPRGYLQLRNRALGLVLTTEDLPDGSLPAKLLLRPAERSLHTQRWILRDGLLKNTKQMGCLSVIGAKACAGAPVALWEEHGRTNQRWSITEDGHIHTHLDHSLVLDLTGEGQRLVLSPAEDQCSSQTWDIHLL; from the exons TGTTCTGGCAGCACCGGAGGGCATGAGGGTGTCTCCGCAGCCCCCCGCGCCCCCACAGCGCCCCCTGCGCACACACTCCCGCTCCAGACCAGCCGGACagcgcacacacatactctcaGCAGCACTGTGGAGCCGCCCGGGGGCCGgtcacagcgcacacacacaca ATCTGCTGAAGATGGAAGTGAAGCCATAGACATCAATGCCAAAGAGCTGTTGGAGGAGAAGCGACGCTACGATCTCTCCTGCCCCCCTGTGGTGACCTACGGCACGTACCGAGGCCTGAGGGAAGCAAGAAAACCAAAGAAGAAGCATAGCATCGAGCTTCATTCCCCCATATGTGAAGGAGACGAGCCTGCACACCCCGAGCAGACCTGCTGTTTCACTGTAAACACCATGAGCACGGACCTGCAGGAGAGTCCCAGTGTGCTAAACCAGAGCTCTCCTCCATGGACACAGCAGATGGAGGACGTGTTGTTGACTCAGGGGGTTTTACTAGCCCAGGATCCCACTGTTGAATCTCCAGCACTCCCTCATCCCACATACTCAAACTGGTCCATTACCTGTGTAGAGATGGAACCAGTCTACACACTCCCTCAAGCAGAACCAAGACCACCCAAACACCTGGTGTACACCCAACAGGAGCATCTTGATCTGAACGCTGCGCCAGAGACCCAATCAAACACACAATCAGCCTCCAACACACACCGTCCACACACCGCTCACACTCCAGAACCCGAGCAGAACAGTGCGGAGGTGTGTGTAGTTGCAGACAGGACTGATGATCGGCAGGAGTCTGATCCCGAGCCAGTGGAGCGGCAGGCTGGGGTGGAGGAACAGCTCCTGCGGGAGGAGTCTAGACTGATGGTGGACGGCATCTTGGCCAGCGCTCTCTCCGCTCTGCAGGAGATGGAGGATTCAGAGCGAGGTGTCCTGCTGACCGTCGAGCTTACCTCAGAGTCAGGTCTGATGGAGGATAACAGAGCTGCAGATGCAGAGCTGCAGTGCGGCGTGGATCCATCCGGCCGGACTGCGTCTGATGTACTGGAGCCACCAGCAGGTGCTCTGGGAGACTGCAGCCGCTCCCTGCCTTCCTCCGGGTACGAGTCCATCGCCGGCTCCGACTCCGACATCAGGGGTTTTGTGTGCGCAGCATCTGAAGTGTGTTCTGCTCCTGCTGCGGTCAGCTCCCAGAGCCAGAATCCGGCCCGTGTTGATTATTCCTGTGAAGGGAAGAGTGCGGATCCTGCTGAGATCAGATCAGTCCACAGCCCTGCCTCATCAGAGGAGTCTCTCTTTCAGGAGAAGCATGCGGCTGATGTTTGCGTGTGTACAGACAGCAGTGTGAATACGTCTCAGGATACAGCCACGGAGCATGTGTTGAGCAATAACTGTGGACACTCTCCGCACGGTGCTGCAATATCAGCGGATCAGGAGCGTCTTCAGCAAAGCCAATCTCTCAGTGACAGCGACAGCCACAGCTTCACCTCTGATTCAGGTGTGGTGTCAGAACTCAGAGCACCAGCCGTACACAGCCATGAATCCATGGAGCCTGAAGCCCCTTATTCAGGTGAGCAGGAGCTCTGTTACTCTCAGGCCGCAGCAGATCTGAGTGTCCTGCTTTCTGGCACTGAACCCCAGTGTTCTGCAGTCCAGCCCGGGTCTCCGCCATGGGTCTCGGTGCGAGCGGTCTGCTACAGCATCACCGATGACCAGAGCCCGAGTCCAGAGGAGCATCTAAACCCTGCAGATGCAGGAATGTGTGTTTCAGCTCTGGATTCCCTGAACGCCTCTATCAGATCTGCTGCTGTTCCTCTGTTTCTGGATCCAGACCTGCAGCCGGACGGAGGCTTCTCCATCATCAGTGAGGAGGACGAGGGTGATGTGGTGTTCGTCAATGACCTGGGGGCTCTGCACAGTCCTAGTGCACGCCGGGCTAAAGCGTACCCCTTCTGCCTGTCCCCCATATATGAGGAGGAGTGTGTGCGCGAGGAGGCCCCGGGCCCCCAGGAGCCCCAGGAGGAGCAGAGGAGCGTGGAGCAGCCGGCCGCCGCCATACTCTCCCTCCTGCAGTCCGTCAGCGAGAAACTGCAGTCCAGCATGGACAGAGGATCAGGGGAGACCTGGAGGATGGAGCACTGCACACGGAGCCCACAGGACCACCAGGAGGACGTGCGGGTACTGCTAAACCATCATATCCACCAGGAGGACACGGAAGCGCTACTGAGTCACCAGCTCTGCCAGGAGGACACAGGAGCACCACTGATCCTCCAGGTCCTCCCCGAGCCCATCGCTGACCCGTCTGATGATCACAGCACAGACAGAGAGCAGCAGGAGCCGGATGCAGATGTTGGAAAGAGTGCCAACACACCCTTCTATCAGTACATGAAATCTGGACTGATGCCGTCTGCTGATGACCACACCACAGCCGCTGTTCATCCCAGCATAGCCAACACAGGGGTCACG CGGGAGAACAGGGTGTTGGGGAAGATCAACCCCAGACCTGCAGCA GTGCTGATCTATGATGGAGGTGGTGAGAGGAGGAGGATCTGCAGAGATGTGGAGGACACCAGGACAGAGCTGACGGCTCGCGGAGCTACACTACACGCTCTGAGAGGATG ttggCTGCTGTATGAGGACTGGTGTTACCAGGGCCTGTGTGTTCTCCTAGAGGAGGGTCAAAGTGTGAGGATCAGCGCAGTAGTCCAGCAGGACCTGAAAGGGAGCAGGTGTGCCGGCAGGACTGATGCGGTGGGACGTGTGGGCTCCGTTAGGACTCTGCTGAAG gatgaGAGTGCTCCAGATCTCCATCTCCACCTCAGCTCGTCTCAGTGTCTCCGCCTGTGTTCCTCCGCTGAGCTGACGGAGCAGCAGGGCCCGGTGTGCCTCTCAGACATCTGCGTACGCTCCGGatg ctggcTGGTGTATGAGCTCAGCGGTGCGTCTGCGGTTCTGGAGGCTGGTGGCAGGGTCACACCTGTTCTCCGGGACTCCTCGCTGTCCCGCATCAGGAGTCTGCGGCCACTGAAGCTG GGTGGGCCTCGGGTAACCCGACCACTGGACCCAgag gtgTTGTTGTTTGCGCGTCCGCTGCTGGAGGGTCAGTGCAGGGCAGTGCTGGAGCACAGGGCCTGTCTGGAGGAGCTGGAGGCCCCGGGGTCCCTGAGGGTCACTGCAGGAAT atgggTGGTGTTCTCCGCTGCAGGGTTCAGAGGTCATCAGTGTGTGTTGGAGGAGGGTGACTACAGCGACTGCACTCGTCTGTTCAGCAGGACTGATCTCTCCATCCGCTCACTGCGCTTCCTCAACACC GATTTCCTGGAGCCATCGGTGTGTGTGAAGATCTGCGGTCAGGAGCTGGAGGTGTGTGTGGAGATGCCGGACATGCAGGACGTCGAAAGCATCTGTGTAAAGAGCGGagt ctgggTGGCGTTCAGTGAGAGCAACTTCAGCGGAGAGCAGTGTGTGTTGGAGAAGGGCCGCTATACAGGACAGCTGCAGTGGGGCGACAGATGGAGCTCACCACGCTCACTGCGGCCCATACAcagg GAAGTGTGTGAGACGGAGGAGCCTCAGTTTCTG atccgCCTCTACACTGAGCTCCAGTATGGCGGTGAGGGTCGTGAGTTCATCAGTGCTGCTGCTGACTGTGGCGCTGCTCACCTGCTGTCACTGCGCGTCATCAGGGGAag CTGGCTGCTGTTTGATGATTATGGTTTCTCTGGTAACCAGTACATCCTGTCAGAGGGTCTTTATCCTGACCTCACTTCCTGTGGCTGCCCGGCAACCGCCATCAGGTCTCTGCAGCCCATTCCACAC agctTCAGTGAGCCGTGTGTCAGTGTGTTTTCTCTCAGTGGTTTCGAGGGTCTGCAGGAGACGTGGCGGTCGGCGGTGGAGAACACACACTTCATCAGCCAGTCTGTGCGGGTGACCGGCGGCCA gtgggtGGCGTATGAGTTTCCTCTGTTCAGGGGCCGGCAGGTGTTGTTGGGGCCAGGTGAATGTGCAGAGTGGGCGGAGCTCAGCAGCTGGGGGACCCTGGGCTCCATCAGGCCCCTGCAGCAG cccAGGGGTTATCTCCAGCTCAGGAATCGGGCTCTGGGTTTGGTTCTGACCACTGAAGATCTGCCGGATGGATCCTTACCGGCCAAACTACTGCTGCGCCCGGCAGAACGCTCTCTACACACACAGCGCTGGATACTGAGAGACGGCCTGCTGAAGAAcacg AAGCAGATGGGCTGTCTGTCTGTGATCGGAGCGAAGGCCTGCGCCGGAGCCCCAGTTGCATTATGGGAAGAGCACGGACGCACCAACCAGCGCTGGAGCATCACTGAGGacggacacatacacacacacctggaCCACAGTCTGGTGCTGGACCTCACAG gtgaaGGCCAGCGGCTGGTGCTGAGTCCAGCTGAAGACCAGTGCAGCTCTCAGACCTGGGATATACACCTGctctga